Within Rhododendron vialii isolate Sample 1 chromosome 12a, ASM3025357v1, the genomic segment ACTTTAACTCAAGGGTTACAGACTGCGATGCAGGAAAACGTGAACTTACGAAAGCAAATCTCCGAGCCAAATATCCCGAGATTGCAAAACAGTCGCCACGGAGATGACGAAGACATGGAGGAAGGCGAATCCAGTGAAAAGGAAAGCCAAAATCGAAGAAAATATAGTAAGCCACCCCTAGAGAAGTCGCCCCATGAGCAGGAGGCGATACTCAAGATGCAAAACCAGATCGAAGGATTAATGAAGCATGTCAAAGCACAAACCCCTGCCACGGTAGGGCAGCCGAAATAGCTAAAGCAGCAAAAGCCGTCAAGGCCGCTGCTGTCGCCAAAAAGGCCGCTAAGGCAGCAGAAGCGGCCAAGGCCGCCGCAACAAACCCAACAGGAGGGAATCAGATGACCCCAGAAGCGTTTTCCCATATGCAAGAGCAGATAAAAACTTTAACTCAAGCTTTACAGACTGCGATGCAGGAAAACGTGAAATTACGAAAGCAAATCTCCGAGCCAAATATCCCGAGATTGCAAAACAGTCGCCACGGAGACAACGAAGACATGGAGGAAGGCGAATCCAGTGAAAAGGAAAGCCAAAACTGAAGAAAATATAGTAAGCCACCCCTAAAGAAGTTGTCCCACGAGCAGGAGGCGATAGTCAAGATGTAAAACCAGATCGAAGGATTAATGAAGCATGTCAAAGCACAAACCCCTGCCACGGTAGAGGAGTTGGTGCAAAACACGGATTCACCTTTTACACCTGAAGTCATGGGGCGTCCTCTTCCAAGGAAGTTTAAAATACCCCAATTAGAAACATTTAATGGCTCCACGGACCCGTTAGATCATCTGGAAACATATAAATCCTTGATGCACCTACAAGCAGTGACAGACGAGGTAATGTGTCGGACGTTCCCAGTTACCCTCAAGGGAAGTGCCCGAGCATGGTTCAACAAGCTCCCACCGCGAAGTATATGTAGCTTCAAAGAGCTTAGTACAAGCTTTGTAAGTTACTTCATTGCTGGCCAGCGCTACGGCAAACCAGCAATGCATCTCTTGGCGGTGAAATAAGGAAGATGGGAATCAATAAGAGAATACACCACCAGGTTTAATAAAGAGGTGGTCCAAATAGATGAAGACGACGATAACGTGAGCATAACTGCATATGTCGCTGGGTTGTATTCAGGACAATTCCTATACCTTGTGTCTCAAGAGCCACCAAAAACTATGGCGGAGCTCATGCTCAGAGCTCAGAAGCATATGAACACAGAAGAAGCTGTTTACGCAAGGCGTACACGTGATGGTTTTGATCCTCAAACAGGACCATCACAGATTGGCGAATTCCCCCCAATAGACAAGAGGAGGAGAGAAGCTATCCGCAAGTTAGGAGgtgaaccaaaaaataaaaaggtggaCTCAAGGTCATCTCCGAAGAGAGGAGTAGCCGGAGGGCCGCCCCAAGGAAAGTACAAGCAGTTCACTCCGCTCATAGCCACGGCAGAGCAAATCCTCAGCAATCTGTAAGACGATCCAGACCTCAAGTGGCCTGGCAAGCTGAGAACCGATCCTAGCAGGAGAACTCGGGATAAATACTGCAGGTTTCACAGAGACCACGGACACAACACAGATGACTGCATTGACTTGAAACAACAGATTGAGGATCTAATTCAAAAGGGAGACTTGAACGTTTTGTAACAAAGAAGCACCAGAAGCAACCCATGAGGGAAGACACAAATAATGAGGGTAGATACGGCATTACCCCCCAGTCAGGTCCCATTGGAGAGATCAAGgtcatccatggaggatttgctGGAGGTGGAGAATCCAGCAATGCTAGGAAGGTGCATCTAAGAAAACTGAGGACAAAGGAACATTTGGAGGTTAACACAATTAGCCGACCAAGTAAATTTTAGAGAAAAGAGGAAATACCTATAATATTCTCAGAAGAAGATGTCAAAGGAATTCAAATTCCCCATGACGACCCTCTGGTTATAACCATTGCCGTGGCAAACTACCTCACACGAAGAGTATTGATTGACAGCGGAAGTTCAGCTGATAAACTCTACCTCCATGCATATGACCAGTTAAAGGTTGGACGAGAAAGGCTAAGGCCTATGGCTTCACCACTAGTTGGGCTTGTAAGTACGCCTGTTTACCCAGCTGGTCAGATAGTACTACCAATTACTATGGGAGAGGAGAGAAGTCAGATTACGCGTATGATTGATTTCATAGTAGTCGACTGCCCCTCGACATATAATGCAATCCTAGGAAGGACGATTTTGAACAAGATTGGGGCAATAATCTCCACGTACCATTTGATGATAAAATTCCCAACGTCAGAAGGAGTTGCCTGTGTCAGAGGAGATCAGAAAGCAGCACGGGAATGTTACGTTACTTCACTCAGAGGAGCTAACATCACCATGAACATAGAGAGTCTCGACACTCGGGATGAAGAAAAGCTCCAACATGGAGAACCCGTAGAAGAGCTTATGGAAGAACTTCTGGAGCGACGGCAACCAGGAAAGATAGTGAGAATTGGAATAGGATTGAGCACGGATGCAAAGTCGAAGCTACTACAATTcctaagaaagaacaaagacaTTTTTGCGTGGTCCCACGAAGACATCCCTGGAATTGACCCAAGGGTCATATCTCACAGGCTGAACGTTGACCCCACAGTGCGTCCTGTTAAGCAGAAGAAAAGAACCATTGCTCCGGAATGAAATGAAGCTGCAGCCAAGGAAGTAGATAAGCTCATACAAGCGGGGTCCATCCGTGAAATTCTTTACCCTGGTTGGCTAGCCAACGTGGTCATGGTGAAGAAAGCTAATGGCAAATGGAGAATGTGTGTAGATTTCACCGACCTCaacaaagcatgtccaaaggatagctttcctctcCCAAGGATTGATTCATTGGTAGATTCTACTGCCGGACATGAACTCCTTAGCCTTATGGATGCTTTTTCAGGgtataatcaaatccaaatgcaTGAAGGAGATCAAGAAAAAACCTCATTTATCACCGACATGGGATTATATTGCTACAAAGTAATGCCTTTCGGTCTCAAGAATGCAGGGGCGACATACCAGAGGTTGGTTAACAGGATGTTCAAGCAACAGATCGGACGGAACGTAGAAGTATACGGGGATGACATGTTGGTTAAAAGTGCTAAGGCACATAACCATGTTGCGGATTTGGAAGAAACCTTCCAGGTTCTCAGAAAGTACCGAATGAAGCTCAACATAACAAAATGTGCTTTCGGAATCTTGTCAGGGAAGTTCTTAGGTTTCATGGTGTCTCAAAGAGGGATCGAGGCAAATCctgaaaaaattcaagctatacTCGCCATGCGTTCGCCACGGAATATCAAGGAGGTCCAAAAGCTCATAGGACGAGTTGCAGGTTTGAGCAGGTTTATCTCACGAGCAACTGATAAGTGTCAAACATTCTTTAAGGTTCTGAAAAAAGCCTTTGAATGGACAACCACGGAGGAAATAGCTTTCACCCAATTGAAGGAGTATTTAGCATCATCACCGCTGTTGAGTAGGACCCAAGATGGAGAGAATTTATTCCTGCACTTAGCTGTCTCCCTTCAAGCCGTCAGCACGATTTTGGTTCGGGAAGAGCATGGAACCCAACTCCCAGTGTACTATACCAGTAGGGCGCCACGGGGAGCTGAATTAAGATACCCCAAGGCTGAAAAAATAGCCTTTGCAATGGTGATAGCAGCCAGAAGGCTACGCCCATACTTCCAGGCTCATCCAATCAAAGTGCTAACAGATCAACCACTTCGAAGAATTCTCCACTCCCCAGAGATATCAGGCCGGCTAATTCAATGGCCAATAGAGCTTAGAGAATTTGATATAGAGTATAAGCCTCAAATTGCCATCAAGGCGCAGATGCTGGCAGATTTCCTTGCAGAATACACATATCCAGAGCCAGAGGAGTTCCCCAAAGAAGAACCCAAACCTTGGGTCCTTCAGGTTGACGGATCAACAACCAAAGAAGCAAGCGGAGCTGGCTAAATTTTAACATCTCTGAAAGGGCAACGCCTTAGCTACGCGCTTAGGTTTGAGTTCAAGACAACCAACAatgaggccgaatatgaagcctTAGTGGTTGGACTGGAACTAGCAAGTGCCGTTGGAGCTAGCCATGTGCTGGCCAAAAGCGATTCACAGCTGGTCGTGGGACAAGTCCTCGGAGAATACACCGTCAAGGAAGAAGTAATGCAGAAGTATGTGGATAGAGTGAAGGCCCAAGTTGTGAAACTACAAAGCTTCAATATTGTCAGAATCCCAAGGGAGGAAAACAATGAAGCAGATTATTTGGCAAAGCTGACCACGGCCAAGGAGGATGCTATTCCACGGAATACACCTATAAGATACTTAGTGTTGCCAAGTATCTTCTCCCCAGATATGCAAGTTCAAGCTATCGATTACAGTGACTCATGGACAGGTCCCATAGTTGATTACATAACTAATGGGGCACTACCAGATGAAAAGGTCAAAGCTAGGTAGCTCAAGATCAGAGCTGCAAAGTACCTGATGATGGGAGATGTGCTATATAGAAGAAGTTTCTCATTACCCTACCTAAGATGTCTGACCACGACGGAGTCTACACAAGCTATGGAAGAGGTCCACCAAGGAGTATGTGGGGATCACCAAGGTGGCCACATGTTAGCCTACAAACTCCTCAGGTCGGGATACTACTGGCCCAGCATGCAAAACGATTGCAACTATATGGTCCAAAAATGTGAAAAGTGTCAACGCTTTGCAAATATCATACACGGATCACCTACGGTTTTAACCCCAATGAAAGGACCTTGGCCATTCGCCCAATGGGGATTAGACCTGATTGGCCCGTTTCCCAGGGCAGCGGGCCAAGTCCAGTATGCCATAGTAGCTATGGATTACTTTACAAAGTGGGTCGAAGCTAAGGCACTGGCCACAATCACAACGGAAGTTACGATTGACTTTTTGTGAAAGTTAATTATTAGCCAATTTGGACTGCCACGAGTCATAGTTACAGATCGAGGGAAACAATTTGACAATGCCCAGTTTAAAGCATATTGTATTTCTAAGGGAATACATGTGCATTATGCCTCTAAGGCTCATCCAAAAGCTAATGGGCAGGTCGAAGTTACAAATCGAATCATTAAAAAGGGGATTAAGAAGAGGCTATGAGAGGCCAAAGGAACCTGGCCAGATGAACTTTATAATGTGCTATGGGCATATCGAACAACACTCCGAACTGCAACTGGAGAAACTCCATATTCTCTTGCATTTGTGGCAGAAGCAGTAGTCCCCATTGAAGTGGAACTCCTCAACTACAGGACCGCAAGCATCGACCACTAAGAAAACCAGGAAGATCTCAGGGCTGAGCTAGACCTCTTGGAAGAAACAAGGGAAACAGCAATGGCCAAAATGGCCGTCTACCAGCAAAGAATGGTCAAGTACCATGAAGCCCAAGTTAGGCCAAGAAGCTTTCGTACTGGTGATCTAGTTCTGAGGAAAGTAAATCCCACCGGAAGGAAGGTGGGCAAGCTCGacccaaattgggaaggcccctATCAGGTCTTATACCATGTCAAAGCTGGTGCATACAGGCTCGCAACCCTAAGGGGAAAAGAGCTACCAAACTCGTGAAATGCAGAGCATCTTAAGAAATATTACAAGTAGGTGCTTACTATTGaagtttatttctgttttttaaaagtttcatttctgtttttaggaaactttcagttttcaataaagCTTTAGCAGCAAAGATGTTTTTAGGACCACGTATTCTACTTATATGCCCATGAGGCCAATAAAACTCCCCACGAGGGACAATTGTTTGCTTTTCCTCCTGTACGCATGATTAGAAAAGAGAAgcagaaaaataaaactcaaattttattaataaatccACACCCTAAGGGGTGTGGACAGCTTTTTACATAAAAACTTTATGGGTAAAACCCACAAAGTTACAACCTAGTCACTACCTCCTTCCCTTGGAGGGGAGGGAATAGGAGGCGCCGGTTGCCCTCGGAAAGCTTTCAACTGGTCCCAGTTGGCTATCAGCACCATGCAGACCGTCTTCTCCATGACAGAAATAGATTCTGCCATGGCCTCCATCTTCGAAGCCAGCCCATCAATGGCTTCCTTCAAGTGTTGCAATTCTTGACGCAAGTCAGAGATTTGCTCTTCGTTCGCCATCACGAAATGAGAATTGATTATGGAATGAGGAGTAATCTCTAAGACTTATTggtatttatagcaaaagttaGACGGTTCATTAACCGCTTGCTGAACCAATTAGCATGATCATAATCAAAGCTATGGGTAAAATCGCCACCTCAAACTGCTTAGAATAATGGGAAGTTAAACATCCGATTACCTTGGGCAGTTGAAACGACTGCTTTCAAATTAAAGCAACAGATTTAAAACCCCAAGGGCTAGTCTGGTATATTACAAGAACGTAATTAATTCGGCATAGCACAGCTATGCCAAATAAAAGAGCTCAGGAATAATACCCAAGCTCATAGACGTAGCACTGCTATGCAAAATAAAGAACTCAGGAATAATACTATGCAAAATAAAGAGCTCAGGAATAATACTATGCAAAATAAAGAGCTCAGGAataattgtaacgcccccaattttcggtacgttaaataaa encodes:
- the LOC131309578 gene encoding uncharacterized protein LOC131309578 codes for the protein MTRTPITMPINIVVELQYQVGAVIKAASSAGAVCGKRLFPYGERLCMVETRSSRTTMASDPERTGIDDTAKAAATAKTAKAAEVAKAAKAAKAAKAAEAAKAAAANPAGGNQMTPEAFAHMQEQIKTLTQGLQTAMQENVNLRKQISEPNIPRLQNSRHGDDEDMEEGESRGDTQDAKPDRRINEACQSTNPCHGRAAEIAKAAKAVKAAAVAKKAAKAAEAAKAAATNPTGGNQMTPEAFSHMQEQIKTLTQALQTAMQENVKLRKQISEPNIPRLQNSRHGDNEDMEEGESSEKESQN